The sequence gggggaggagctaGGAGTAGGTGGGCGGGCCAGGCGTGGTCTAGCTTTGTCCACGGTGGGCGGCGACCTTAACCTGCAATAAATACCGAGGCTTCGCTCTCTGCACCCTTGGCCCTGAATGTGTGCTTGCCCTCGTGCTCTGGCCCCATATTGGGGAAGATGAGCTTGTGTACCGCACCCTGCTTCACGATCTGCGCGCCGGTCAAGTCCGTGATCTGCGGGGCGAGGGGCGGTCATGAGTGCGAGTGTGTATGCCCGGTCGACCCCTTCGTCCTTCATTCCCTTCCCTGGCCCCTGCCTCGGACCTCCTCGGCATCCTTCAGCCACACGCCATCCACCTTTTCGTCGTTCAGCACTACGCACAGCTCAGCCGGGCTCCCGGTGGCCGCGTGCACGTCGGACATCCCGCTCTTCACGGTGGCCAGCCGCTCTCGAGAGaaagggggcaggggctgggttaGGGTATCGGGGTGGAAGGGACTTACGGGAAAAGGGCTGGTGGCGTCTATCTAAATCATTGATGATGAGCAAGATGTTTGGAAATGGGCAAGTGGGTAATGGTCGGTGGGGGCATTAGAGCAGGTAGGTGGGGGGCGGTTGGGGAAAAGACAACGGATTGGTAAGTCTGGTTTAGGCCTGATCACTGGCGTCTTTTTCAAATGCAAGTCTAGGCCCACCAAGGGTTGCAAACTACAGACTACTGAGGGACTGCAAACTCCCAAGTCTGCAGGGGCCAGGCACATAACAAATGACATCGAGAAGATGGGACAGTGGTACGGACTATGGCCAGTTGGAGAATGTTTACACCACCCCATGTCAGATTAAATAAAAGCCTGCGCCAGCCATAGGAAAAGAGTCGATCAACGGCTCAGGAGGCCGCCATTTTGCGCCTCCGCCCCACGCGGGACACAGCCAGGCACCCTCACCCTCCAGGGCCGGCCGGCGCTGCACCCTCACCGTAGACGGTGAGCGTGCAGCTGCTGCGGTCCTTGCCCAGCTCGTTCTCCACCAGTACGCTGTACTCTCCGCTGTCCTTGAGTGTGCAGGTGGGGACGACGATGGTGCACACACCGCTGGTGGAGTTGTACCAGAACTTGGAGTTGGCCGTGATGTTGACGTCGCCCTTGTAGAGGGTCACGGTGGGCCGTGGGTTCCCAAGGAAGGCGCAGGTCATGGTGCAGTCCTGGCCGCGCAGCACGGTGTGCGGCTTGAGCGGGGTCAGGAAGCGCGGCGCGTGGCGCCAGTCTTTCTGCTGGTACGGCTTCAGCTTGGCTCTCTGGTCCTCGACTGCGCGGATGGGACACGAAGGGCGGTGAGCGCACCCCAAGGCCCCCATCCATCGCGCGCCGGCTTAGAGCTCCTAAGACGCCCCGGAGACCCAGCTCACGGAACCCCAAGGACCTGGGTTAGATTCTCACGCGCTATCAACTCTGGGGCCCCGACTTTATACTGGTTCCTAAGGTTCCCcttccgccccccacccccatgggtTCCAAGACCTAAACCAGGTCCGCGGGGTTTTACGCTTTTCCAGACCCGGGCGTTCTAGACTTCTTTCCAGCCGCCAGCCTCCAGACCCGAGCTGTTATCTGGCTTTTAACTCCCCATCCAAGCTTTCCCCAACGCTCTCGCAGCCTCCGCGGTCTCTGCTCTCTCCAGTTTAGGCCCTCATTTCAAGATTCTCGCAGCTATCCTTAGCCTTAATGCCCTCCCTGCTCCTTGGACCCTCCCTGAGTCCTCAGTCAGCCTCTCGGCTCAGACTGCCTCTCAGCTCCACATCCCCTCCTCACCCTCCAGCCCCCAAGGGGACCTCCCCACCTCCGCGTTAGTCCCACCCCTCAGTGTACCCCGAAGGAATCTCCTCCCCTAGGCCTCCAGACCTCTGCTTTTCTCCCCAGGGTCCCTGATGTTAATTAACCCTTTCACCTCAGTGCTTCTCAGATTTTACCTCAAATCTTGGGTACCCCTTGCAACCCTTATTTCATCCCCGCCATCAGGGATCACAGACGTTACCTGAACCCCCAAGTCCCCAGACTCACTCTTGTCCTTGTTGACGAGCCAGGTATCCCTGGAGTCCAGCGGGTCGCCGTCACTGATTTCGTTCCGGGCCAGCACTCGGAAGTAGTACTTCCTGCCGGGGAGCAGCCCGGTCACCGTGTACTTGTTGCTGAAGACGTGCTCGGCCACAGTGAACCAGATGGCGGTGCTGACGTCCCGCTTCATGATGACGTAGTGGGCCTCGCTGTCCTCCTGCACGTCGGGGCTGTGGTTCCAGGTCAGAGTCACCGTGTTGGGGACCTCCTCGAACAGCTGCAGGTTTGTGGGTGGCTGCGGAAAATCTGGAAGGGTCCGAAGGTCCA is a genomic window of Physeter macrocephalus isolate SW-GA chromosome 16, ASM283717v5, whole genome shotgun sequence containing:
- the LOC114487972 gene encoding immunoglobulin-like and fibronectin type III domain-containing protein 1: MDLRTLPDFPQPPTNLQLFEEVPNTVTLTWNHSPDVQEDSEAHYVIMKRDVSTAIWFTVAEHVFSNKYTVTGLLPGRKYYFRVLARNEISDGDPLDSRDTWLVNKDKSESGDLGVQVTSVIPDGGDEIRVARGTQDLR